The Gaiellales bacterium genomic sequence AGGGCGGCACTGTCGAGCAGACCCGCGCACGATGATCCGCGACCATCCGCGCATGTCCGCGATCTCTGAAGGCGACATCCTGCTCGGGATACACGCCTGCCGTTGATGGGAATGACTGTGCGGGCGGGGGCGCCGCCTCCGGCCGCACGGACGCACCCAAGGAGGCCGAGATGCCACATCACAACAAGCGATCGGACAAGCTGCAGACGCCGCAGGGCAAGGAGCCGGTGAACCCGAGCGCCGAGTCGTCGCTCAGGCAGGGGCCGCAGGACACATCGGACGCGCGCGCCAAGAACAGCGGTCACGGGAAGAAGACGGCAGACAAGTGGAACCAGTGACGTGACGACGACGATCCTGGAACGCAACGCCGCGCCGGGGATCCACCGCGTCGACCAGGCATACGTCAACTGGTACGCGGTCGAGGACGGCAGCGAGCTCACCATCGTCGACGCGGGGCTGCCACGGTCGTGGTCGGCGCTGAGCCGGCTGCTTCGCCTGCTCCGACGGCCGCTCTCCGCAGTCTCTGCGCTCGTGCTCACCCATGCGCACTTCGACCACACGGGATTCGCGGCGCGGCTGCAGCGCCGTGGCGTCCCTGTGTTCATCCATGAGATGGATGCCAGCCTCTTGACGCATCCGCTGCACTACCAGCACGAGGCGCCGAGGAGCAGGTACCTGCGCCACCCGGGCTTTGCGCGCGCCCTGGGGGCGATGGTGCTGGCCGGGATGCCGTTGACGCGTGGCACGACGCCGAGCACGACCTTCGCCGACGGCGAGGTGCTGGACGTTCCCGGGCGGCCGCGCGTCGTCTTCACCCCAGGCCACACGTTCGGGCACTGCGCGCTTCACCTCCCCGACGCGGGCACCGTCATCGCCGGCGACGCCATCGTGACGTTCGACATCTACAGCCAGCAGCTGGGGCCGCGGATCGTGGCGGCGGGAGCGACGGCATCGGTTCCGGAGGCGCTCGATTCGCTTGCGCGGTTCCAGGCGTTGGATGCCGACACGCTGCTCCCAGGGCATGGCGACCCCTGGCATGGCTCGATGTCGGACGCCGCCCACCGAGCGCGCCAGGCCGGGCCTGCATGAGCCTGCTGGCCGGCGCCGGCCAGGCAGTGCTCGTGGGCGCGGGCCTGATCGTGGTGCTCGCGATCGCCGCCGCCCCGTTTGCGCTTGCGCCGGAGCGGCGGCCGGGTCCAACGGCGGGCGTGTTCGTCGGCGAGCGGGAGGGGGAGCGGCTCGACCGCCAGGAGCGTGAGGTGGAGGACGCCGACTCCGTCGCCGGCCCGGCGATCGACCGTGGAGCAGGCGGCCCTCAGGGCACCCAGGCGCCGAGTGGCGGGTTGCCGACGTGACCCCGGGCCGGGGGGCGCGGTGACCTCGATCGTCTCGCTCCCAAGCGCGGTGACGTACCCCGCGCTGTTCCTGCTCGTGCTCGCCGAGTCGGGCGGGCTCCCCGTGCCGGGCGAGTCGAGCATCATGGTCGCCGCCCTGACGGCGTCGCGCGGCTCCCTGTCGATCGTCGCGGTGCTGGTGATCGGCAGCGCAGCCGCGGTGATCGGCGACAACCTCGGGTACCTGGGCGGCCGCGTGTTCGGTCGTCGTGTGCTGCTGTGGGGGAGCTGGCAGCGCGACCGGCGGCGCCGCTGGCTGGAGGAGGGCGACCGCTTCCTCGACGACCACGGCGCCGTGGCGGTGATCGGCGGCCGCTGGCTGCCCGTGGCGCGGTTCACCGTCGCCTGGCTGGCCGGCATCAACCACATGCCGTGGCGACGGTTCGTCGTCTGGAACGCGATCGGCGGCGTCAGCTGGGTGACGACGATCGGGCTCGCCGCGTACTTCATCGGCCACGCCGCCGAGAGTGCGATCACCGCGCTTGGCCTGGTTGGGCTGTTCGGCCTCGTCGTCGCTCTGGCCGGCCACGGGATCTGGAGCAGGCGCACATCGCGCGCACCCCGGCGCGCGGCCGGCGGCCGCTCTGGCTGAGAGCGCCGAGCGGAGCCGTCCGGCCGCTTGGCGGCGCAGACTACGGGGCATGGTGTTCGCGCATGGCGACCCACCAGCATCCCCGCAACGCGGCCGACCCGATGCCTGCGGCGATGCCGCGAGCACCGCGCAGGCCGGCCGGCCGTCGCATCCTCGGCACGGCGGTCGCGCTCGCGGTCGTCATCGCGGTGTTCGCCGTGCTGCTCCCGCGGATCGCCGATTACGGCGACGTCTGGGGGGTGATGTCTGGTTTGTCAACGCGAGAGCTGGCTGCGCTGGCAGCCGCGACGATCATCAACCTCGCGACGTACGCGCCGCCCTGGATGGCTGCGCTTCCCGGGCTCGGGTACCGGCAGGCCTCCGTGCTGACGCAGACGTCGACGGCGCTCTCGATCGCCGTCCCCGGCGGGGATGCGGTGGGGCTGGCCGCGTCCTACGCGATGCTGCGGAGCTGGCGCTACCGGACGGCAGCGATCGCGGTGGCCGTGCTCGTGACCGCCGCCTGGAATCAGATCGTCAACGTGACGCTGCCGATGCTCGCCCTGGTGCTGTTGCTCCTGACGGGCGGGTCGAGCCCGCTGCTCCTGACCGCGGGGCTGATCGGCATGGGTGTCGTGGTGGCGCTGACCATCGCGCTGGTGCTCGCGCTGCGCGGAGACCGCCAGGCGCGGTGGTTGGGCGACCACGCTCAGCGGGTGGTCAACGCGCTGCTCTGCGTCGTGCGCCGGCAGCGGCGCGAGGGGTGGGGCGATGCCGCCGTGGGGTTCCGGCACGAGACGGTGGGTCTGCTCGCCCGCCGCTGGCACGTGATCACCCTGGCGGCGTTCGCGGGGCATCTCGCGGTATTCGGAGTGCTCATGGTGACGTTGCGAGCGACCGGGGTCGGCGCGGATCAGGTCAGCTGGGTCGAGGCCATGGCCGCATGGGGCCTGATCCGGTTGCTCACGGCCGTGCCGGTCACCCCGGCCGGCGTCGGGATCGTCGAGCTCGGGCTGTCCTCGGCGCTGGTCGGGTTCGGCGCCGGGAATGCCAACGCCGTCGCCGCCGTCCTGCTCTATCGGGTGTTGACCGTGCTGCCGACACTCGCGCTGGGAGCGGTGTTCGGGCTGACTTGGAGGCGTCAGCGGGCGCCGGAAGCGGCCACGTGAATCGCGCCTGACGGCGTGCCGCCACTCCCACGAGCAGCGGGCGCGGCACCTCCGACTTGTGTGAACGCTACGCCGGCGCGTCGCGCGGGTCGTACCACATGCCGGTCAGCAGGCCCCCGTCGACGATCACCGTCTCGCCGTTCACGTACGCCGCGTCGTCCGAGGCGAGAAAGCAGATCACGGCCGCCTGCTCCTCAGCGGTCGACGGCCGGCGCATGGGGATGCGCTCGCGGTACACGCCCGCGATCCGGTCCCATGACTCGTCCATCGTCATCGGTGTGGCCGTCAGCCCGGGGGCGACGGCATTGGTGCGAATGCCGAGATGGCCCAGCTCGTGTGCGAACCCCCGGGTCATTGCCACCACGCCGGCCTTTGAGACGCAGTAGTGCACGGCAGGCGAATCGGCCACGAAGGCGTCGATGGACGCGACGTTGACGATTGCGCCGCCGCCCGCATCGGCCATGTGCCTGGCGGCCGCCTGGGATGCGACGAACGCGCCGGTCAGGTTCGTCTGGAGGGTGTCCTGCCAGTGCGCCTCATCGATGTCGAGCACCGGGTCGAGCCGTGCGGTGCCGGCGCAATTGACGAGCACGTCGATCCCGCCATGGCGCGCCGCCACCGCGCCGACGAGGTCGCGAACCGCCCCGCTGTCGCGCACGTCCAGCGGCTGGGGCACGATCCGCCCGGCCGGTCCCGCTGCGGCCAGCTGCTCGAGCGCCGCGGTGGATCGTGCGGCCGCCACGACGGTCGCACCCTCGTCGGCCAACCGCGCGGCGGTCGCCCGGCCGATGCCGCTCGAGGCGCCGGTGACGACGGCGATCCGGTGGTCGAAGCGACCCATGTCGGGACGTTCTGTGGCCGTGCGCCGGAGTCCTGCCTGCGGCGCGCTTCGGGCTTGCCAGTACGGACATGCACGGCGATGCTTGAGGCGTGCTTGACCACCGGATCCCGGGATGACCTCGTCACGAACCTGGCGCGCGGCGGCGTGCCTGCTCGCCGTCCTGGCGGTCGGGTCGTTCGCGCGGCTGGACGGGCTGGGAACGCCGGCAACGTTCATCGCGGACGAAGGCTTCTACGCGCCGGATGGGTGCGTCTACGCGGTGGGCAACGCGCGCACCTGCCAAAGGACGGTGGAGAGCACCCCCGAGCACCCGCCCCTCGGCAAGTGGCTGATCGGCGCCGGCATCCGGGCTGACGGGTTCACCCCAACCGGCTGGCGGCTCGCGCCCGCGGTGGCAGGCATCCTCACCGTTGGCCTCCTGTTCGTGCTCGCGCTGCTGCTCCTCGACTCCGTGCCGATCGCGGCGTTCACCGCTCTGCTGCTGGCGGTGGAGCCGCTGCACGTGGTCCAGTCGCGCATTGCGACGCTCGACGTCTTCGTCGCCTTCTTCGGCCTCGCCGCGATCGTCTGCGCGGTGCTCGACGTGCGGCGCCCGTCCATCCGCCGGCTCCCGCCGTGGCGGCTCGCCGCGGGGGCCGCCGCCGGGGCCGCGGTCGCCTCGAAGTGGTCCGGTGTGCTTGCGCTGGTCGCCGTGGCGGCGCTGATCCTGTTCGCGAACCGCTCACGTCTGCGCTCCGTGCTGCCGTCGACGGTCGTGGGGCTCGGCGCCGTGCCGATCGGCGTCTACGTGCTCACGTTCGTTGGGCGGGTGCACGGGAAGCTGCTGGCCCTGCCATGGGCGCACGGCGCACTCGTCCGCGCCTTCGCCCACCGCCAGCTCTCGATGTGGCGAAATCAGACCGGGCACTTCGCGACGAGCGCCTACCAGTCTCCGCCCTGGTCGTGGCCGCTCCTGCGCAGGGCCGACGCGCACTACATCTCGGTCAGCGGGGGCAACGTGCGGGAGGTGCTGGCCGTCGGCAGTCCGCTGATCTGGTGGTGCGGCTTCGCGGCTGCCGCGGCCGCGGTGGCGCTCGCCGTGCGGTCGCGCGGAACCGATCTGGCCGCGCTCGCCGTCGCGCTCGGCGTCGGCTGCACGTACGTCCCATGGCTGCTGCTCGCACACGGCCGGTCGTTCGTGTTCCTTTACTACATGACGCCCGTCGTCCCGTTCCTGTGCCTGGCGGTTGGGTGGGCGGCCGTGCGTGTCGGCCATGCGGCCGTCTGGGCGGCCCCGGCGTTCGCGGTCCTGTCGATCGCGCTGCTGGTGTTCTGGTGGCCTGTTCTGACGGCGCGTCCCGTCGCGTTCGGCGGTTGGCGCGACCGGGTGGTGTTCCACCACTGCCGCCCGGAGGATCAGCCGCAGCGGCTGCCCCGTGACCGCAACGGCCGTCCCCTGGCATGGATCCGCGTGCTGCACGGGTCACCGCCTGCGGGCTGGTGCTGGGTCTGATCACATCGGCATCGGGCCGCCGTCCGGCTGGTGCAGGCCCGGCGCGAGCTCGGGGTGGAACAGCACGACGACGGCGAGCACGAGCAGGCCGGCAGCGGCGCCGTAGGTCATCCACCGCCCGTGTCGCGGGTGTCGTTCAAGGACGACCACGGCGGTGAGCAGCATCATCCACCCGATGCTCATCGCCCCGAGGGCGAGCAGGCAGGCCATGAGCGGGATGCAGCAGGCGGCGCAGATGCCGCCGTGGAGGACGCCTGCACGGAGATCGCGCATCGACCCGCGCCGTGCCGTCAGGCGAAACAGGAGCGCGAACGGCGCGCGGCAGTGCCGCAGGCAGCGGGCGCGGAGCGGGGACAGCTGGTAGGCGGCCGTCACCCCGAACACCGCAGCCGCGCCCCAGGTCGCCGCGTCCGGCTGGTCCCGCGCAACCGCCCGTGCCGCGAGGGTCGCACCGTATGCCAGCACCCCGACCGCCGACCACACGACGAGGTAGCCGGCAACCATCGCCGCGATTCTCGCGCCACGGGGCGGTCCCGGCGTGCGCGGGACGATCGAGGCGGCGTACATCGACGCCACCGGTGCGACGGCGGGCAGCATCATCGCCGCCATCATCAGGGCCCACACCGCCAGGAACGTCCAGAATCCCAGGCCCATCGGCCCCGGCTCGGCCGCCATCCCCGCCGCGCGCCCGGCCACCGTCCACCAGCACGCCCCCGCCAGCACCAGGATCGCGATCGCCGTGCCCGGGGAGGCTGCATGACGCATGGGCAGAGCATACGATGGCCGCCGTGGCCGGCGCCGTATGGGATCTGCAGGGGACGTATCTCGAGTCGTGCAACTGCGAGGCGATCTGCCCGTGCCGTCGCATCGGCGGCGAGCCCGGCGGCCGGTCGACGTACGGCGAATGCCTCGGCGTCCTCAGCTGGGAGATCGCGGACGGCCGTTGCGGCGCCGTCCCGCTATCGGGGCTGCGGGTCGTGATCGTGTCGCGCTATCACGACGACGAGCCGCGGTCGCCGTGGACGTTCGTGCTGTTCGTCGACCGGCGCGCGGACGAGCGACAGGCGCATGCGCTCGTGGAGATCTTCACGGGCGCCGCGGGCGGTACGGCGCTTGCGCAGTTCCCATGGGCGTTCAAGCCGAGCACGCTGCTCGGGTGGCGGCCGGCCTCGATCTCGATCGACCACGCTCCCGGGCACGGCGTCGTCCGGGTCGATGACGACGTGGAGATACGCATCCGCGGCCCGGTGGAGGAGGATGCGACGGTGACCTGCGTCATCCCCGGCCACCACCGCACCGGCCGCGAGTTGTACGCCGAGCTGCTGCGGGCCGAGCTCGAGGATCCGCTTCGGTTCCAGGCCACCGGCAGCTGTGCGTACGAGTCGACGTTCGCGTACTCGTCCACCGGCGGCTGACCTCCCCGCGCGCCATCTTGACACCTTTCGCGGGCGCGGCAACACTGGCCGGAATCCCGATCGAAAGGATCCGCATGCGCCGACTGGCCATCGTCACGCTCCTGCTCCTGCTCGCCTACCCGGCAAGTGCGGGAGCGCACCCGGCCTTCCACCACGGGGCGCCCAACCATCGCATCACCCGCAGCACGAGCACAAACTGGGCCGGGTACAGCGCGACGGGCTCGACCTACCACAGCGTCTCGGCGACGTGGAAGCAGCCGGCGGCGTCATGCACGTCGGCCGACGGCTATTCCAGCTTCTGGGTCGGCCTGGACGGCGACGGGTCGAACACCGTCGAGCAGATCGGCACGGACGCCGACTGCAGCGGCGGCACGCCCGTGTACTACGCCTGGTATGAGATGTATCCCAAGTTCCCGGTCAACCTCTCGATGGCGATCCGGCCCGGAGACACCGTCACCGCGAGCGTCACCACGACTGGCAACGGCAGCTTCACGCTGTCCATCCGCGACGCCACGACCGGCGCGTCGTTCACGACCACGCAGAAGCTGAAGCACGCCAAGCTGGCGTCGGCGGAGGTGATCGCCGAGGCGCCGAGCTCCGGCGGCGTCCTGCCGCTCGCGAACTTCGGCACGGTCAACTTCACCGCGGCGACCGTGAATGGGCAGTCGATCGGCAGCTTCAACCCCGATCGCATCGACATGGTGTCGGGGTCCACGACGAAGGCGTCGACGTCCGCGCTGTCCGGCGGCACAGCCTTCTCGGTCGCCTGGAAGCACGCCTAGCCTGTTCGTCACTCGCCGGAGCGGCTGCTCCGGCGAGTGACCCCCGTCGGGCCGTGGCGGCTACGGACCCCGAGACCGCGAGCGCAGCGCGTCGCGCCGCGGCCGTGCCGGAGCGTCGGCCGGCTCGATGTCCGC encodes the following:
- a CDS encoding MBL fold metallo-hydrolase, producing MTTTILERNAAPGIHRVDQAYVNWYAVEDGSELTIVDAGLPRSWSALSRLLRLLRRPLSAVSALVLTHAHFDHTGFAARLQRRGVPVFIHEMDASLLTHPLHYQHEAPRSRYLRHPGFARALGAMVLAGMPLTRGTTPSTTFADGEVLDVPGRPRVVFTPGHTFGHCALHLPDAGTVIAGDAIVTFDIYSQQLGPRIVAAGATASVPEALDSLARFQALDADTLLPGHGDPWHGSMSDAAHRARQAGPA
- a CDS encoding DedA family protein; the encoded protein is MTSIVSLPSAVTYPALFLLVLAESGGLPVPGESSIMVAALTASRGSLSIVAVLVIGSAAAVIGDNLGYLGGRVFGRRVLLWGSWQRDRRRRWLEEGDRFLDDHGAVAVIGGRWLPVARFTVAWLAGINHMPWRRFVVWNAIGGVSWVTTIGLAAYFIGHAAESAITALGLVGLFGLVVALAGHGIWSRRTSRAPRRAAGGRSG
- a CDS encoding lysylphosphatidylglycerol synthase domain-containing protein — encoded protein: MATHQHPRNAADPMPAAMPRAPRRPAGRRILGTAVALAVVIAVFAVLLPRIADYGDVWGVMSGLSTRELAALAAATIINLATYAPPWMAALPGLGYRQASVLTQTSTALSIAVPGGDAVGLAASYAMLRSWRYRTAAIAVAVLVTAAWNQIVNVTLPMLALVLLLLTGGSSPLLLTAGLIGMGVVVALTIALVLALRGDRQARWLGDHAQRVVNALLCVVRRQRREGWGDAAVGFRHETVGLLARRWHVITLAAFAGHLAVFGVLMVTLRATGVGADQVSWVEAMAAWGLIRLLTAVPVTPAGVGIVELGLSSALVGFGAGNANAVAAVLLYRVLTVLPTLALGAVFGLTWRRQRAPEAAT
- a CDS encoding SDR family oxidoreductase, whose amino-acid sequence is MGRFDHRIAVVTGASSGIGRATAARLADEGATVVAAARSTAALEQLAAAGPAGRIVPQPLDVRDSGAVRDLVGAVAARHGGIDVLVNCAGTARLDPVLDIDEAHWQDTLQTNLTGAFVASQAAARHMADAGGGAIVNVASIDAFVADSPAVHYCVSKAGVVAMTRGFAHELGHLGIRTNAVAPGLTATPMTMDESWDRIAGVYRERIPMRRPSTAEEQAAVICFLASDDAAYVNGETVIVDGGLLTGMWYDPRDAPA
- a CDS encoding glycosyltransferase family 39 protein, whose translation is MTSSRTWRAAACLLAVLAVGSFARLDGLGTPATFIADEGFYAPDGCVYAVGNARTCQRTVESTPEHPPLGKWLIGAGIRADGFTPTGWRLAPAVAGILTVGLLFVLALLLLDSVPIAAFTALLLAVEPLHVVQSRIATLDVFVAFFGLAAIVCAVLDVRRPSIRRLPPWRLAAGAAAGAAVASKWSGVLALVAVAALILFANRSRLRSVLPSTVVGLGAVPIGVYVLTFVGRVHGKLLALPWAHGALVRAFAHRQLSMWRNQTGHFATSAYQSPPWSWPLLRRADAHYISVSGGNVREVLAVGSPLIWWCGFAAAAAAVALAVRSRGTDLAALAVALGVGCTYVPWLLLAHGRSFVFLYYMTPVVPFLCLAVGWAAVRVGHAAVWAAPAFAVLSIALLVFWWPVLTARPVAFGGWRDRVVFHHCRPEDQPQRLPRDRNGRPLAWIRVLHGSPPAGWCWV
- a CDS encoding DUF2182 domain-containing protein is translated as MRHAASPGTAIAILVLAGACWWTVAGRAAGMAAEPGPMGLGFWTFLAVWALMMAAMMLPAVAPVASMYAASIVPRTPGPPRGARIAAMVAGYLVVWSAVGVLAYGATLAARAVARDQPDAATWGAAAVFGVTAAYQLSPLRARCLRHCRAPFALLFRLTARRGSMRDLRAGVLHGGICAACCIPLMACLLALGAMSIGWMMLLTAVVVLERHPRHGRWMTYGAAAGLLVLAVVVLFHPELAPGLHQPDGGPMPM
- a CDS encoding DUF1326 domain-containing protein, with the protein product MAGAVWDLQGTYLESCNCEAICPCRRIGGEPGGRSTYGECLGVLSWEIADGRCGAVPLSGLRVVIVSRYHDDEPRSPWTFVLFVDRRADERQAHALVEIFTGAAGGTALAQFPWAFKPSTLLGWRPASISIDHAPGHGVVRVDDDVEIRIRGPVEEDATVTCVIPGHHRTGRELYAELLRAELEDPLRFQATGSCAYESTFAYSSTGG
- a CDS encoding G1 family glutamic endopeptidase, which encodes MRRLAIVTLLLLLAYPASAGAHPAFHHGAPNHRITRSTSTNWAGYSATGSTYHSVSATWKQPAASCTSADGYSSFWVGLDGDGSNTVEQIGTDADCSGGTPVYYAWYEMYPKFPVNLSMAIRPGDTVTASVTTTGNGSFTLSIRDATTGASFTTTQKLKHAKLASAEVIAEAPSSGGVLPLANFGTVNFTAATVNGQSIGSFNPDRIDMVSGSTTKASTSALSGGTAFSVAWKHA